Proteins encoded within one genomic window of Ranitomeya variabilis isolate aRanVar5 chromosome 4, aRanVar5.hap1, whole genome shotgun sequence:
- the LOC143765423 gene encoding glucose-6-phosphatase catalytic subunit 1-like, whose translation MNSIMENGMDALHHSGVQMVQYLQMNYKSSQDWFMFVSFAADLRNTFFIFFPIWFHLCESVGIKLIWVAVIGDWLNLVFKWILFGQRPYWWVHDTDYYGNTTAPVIEQYPMTCETGPGSPSGHAMGSAGIYYVMITAILTIMLKKKESMFSSRCLRGALWTMFWAVQVCVCLSRIFLAAHFPHQVVAGVISGIVVAEAFHHTQSIYKASLKKYILTTLFLFSFALGFCLILKAMGVDLLWTLEKAKKWCERPEWIHIDTTPFAGLLRNLGIFFGLGLALNSKLYQDSCRGKQGSQFMFRICCIIASLFVLHLFDSFKPPTKVEMLFYGLSFCKSAAVPLAAVGIIPYCVSQLLHQNSKKFL comes from the exons ATGAACTCAATAATGGAGAACGGAATGGATGCTCTTCACCACTCTGGAGTCCAAATGGTCCAGTACCTCCAGATGAACTACAAGAGTTCTCAAGACTGGTTCATGTTTGTCTCCTTTGCTGCTGATCTAAGAAATACTTTCTTCATTTTCTTCCCCATCTGGTTCCATCTTTGCGAGTCAGTGGGCATCAAACTCATCTGGGTGGCAGTGATCGGAGACTGGCTCAATCTTGTTTTTAAATG GATTCTTTTTGGACAAAGACCATATTGGTGGGTTCATGACACAGATTACTATGGAAATACAACAGCTCCAGTCATTGAACAGTATCCTATGACATGCGAGACCGGCccag GAAGTCCTTCAGGACATGCGATGGGGTCTGCTGGAATTTATTACGTCATGATCACAGCCATCCTTACAATCATGCTAAAGAAGAAGGAATCCATGTTTTCTAGCCG GTGCCTGCGTGGAGCACTTTGGACCATGTTTTGGGCTGTCCAAGTCTGCGTCTGCTTATCCAGAATCTTCTTGGCTGCTCATTTCCCTCACCAGGTTGTGGCTGGAGTCATTTCAG GCATTGTAGTGGCTGAAGCATTCCATCACACGCAATCTATCTACAAAGCCAGTCTCAAGAAATACATCCTTACCACCCTTTTCCTGTTTTCCTTCGCCTTGGGATTCTGCCTCATTCTTAAAGCTATGGGTGTGGACCTACTATGGACACTGGAGAAAGCTAAGAAATGGTGTGAAAGACCTGAATGGATCCATATCGACACCACACCTTTTGCTGGTCTCCTTAGAAACCTGGGCATCTTCTTTGGCTTAGGATTGGCTCTTAACTCCAAACTTTACCAAGACAGTTGCCGTGGCAAACAAGGAAGCCAGTTCATGTTTCGAATTTGTTGTATTATAGCCTCCCTTTTTGTTCTGCATCTTTTTGACTCTTTCAAGCCTCCCACTAAAGTGGAGATGCTCTTCTATGGCCTGTCATTCTGCAAAAGTGCTGCCGTGCCACTGGCTGCTGTAGGAATTATTCCTTATTGTGTTTCTCAgcttctgcaccaaaatagtaaaaAATTTCTCTAg